A window from Leguminivora glycinivorella isolate SPB_JAAS2020 chromosome 16, LegGlyc_1.1, whole genome shotgun sequence encodes these proteins:
- the LOC125234745 gene encoding dentin sialophosphoprotein-like, with protein sequence MNLLIIATLAAVCSAAKLDRTYLPPASARTAGGSEASLQTPNAFSQNAAPKGSYTNDFQGVVVDAALAGTRGASGSEESGLGASRDSYGSTASKVGEAAFRGAQAGFRFPQGFGPNSAFAPQRQETDFEARESEGVELSGEPQFEDSRPERPQAAQERAANTLRFDSEVGVESFNYAFETDNGISAEETGTATNGVQAQGGYSYTGDDGKVYTVTYTADEGGYQPRGDHLPTPPPIPEEILKSLEQNARDEANGVVDDGMYDAQKYNAGGDYAESDSANGRQNGGPSAGAGNTDVDASGSFINQKHQPFNPNRHGDNDNTVNQFASQNNANRFGSRNEYLPPFQQTQNQRQQSNRDTSDADSSSTFQHESTEGSGNVQSQSQQNRPTSQSFASRPTSNQFNSFKQSTNGNQVNQNGNRSPMNRQQFGSAANTGSQDGRKQFSAHASPTFNSQHATSVPDTELTTPFETNPQDAQSAQSSAPSTNSLGFHNQPSHNGQSHFASQNSHFETSQAPAQPTIPSFPQSKPQNSNNRPVSGNRNTQSGFSTQAPRQQEQFSQQSAFGGKRPQFSQNQFSQTSDSQFSPSTPRPQFAQQATGQDDSYYYNQPTRTFNAPQSPSRFSNAPANQFDRVTQRPSSSQTPQEEEENYPSTAISSQNGQRQGQAPFRRPSFPTQSTPSDSQFQSNSISSATNGITQASASPFPAPTSAPSSNGQHSSHSRQQFQHSTFQSSRPSSPQPSKPSFSAQSTSRSQSSGDLSSQFEKQNFESAKPLSQQPLQEVKEIKLDDDTKPEAPVTNLQYNGEVYEYTKPAEMLPPPENGFGQFGTKIPSAQKPTDSQPQIGQSDSAQATSQRQFGQSTNSAQATAQTFAPQSTQFTQSAKTQQGNQFGSRPQFGQATASAQASSKPFAPQPTQFSQSAQGSRQFGSRPQFGQSVTSSQQASESFAPQPTKFSQSAKTSQGSQSGSRPQFGQSTTASQQATSESFAPQPTQFSQSAKTQQNTFGSRPQFGASSHSQSQQSSFGSKPQFGQATQGDQFSAQTQESTDEFDAKPAQQFNAQSQTEQHSNQFQRRPSQGSIAAETPKPFSQGSPCCNGAFGQQPSFGKPSQDSSIASSFQSSSFKPAQTSSVAGKGEVFGGPRAPPSFDDTGYHY encoded by the exons ATGAATTTG TTAATAATAGCCACGTTGGCTGCAGTCTGCAGTGCAGCCAAGCTCGACCGCACGTACCTCCCTCCTGCATCAGCCAGGACCGCTGGTGGCAGTGAAGCGTCTCTGCAGACCCCTAACGCCTTCAGCCAGAATGCAGCTCCTAAAGGAAGCTATACCAATGACTTCCAAGGAGTGGTAGTTGACGCTGCCCTTGCAG GAACCAGAGGTGCCTCAGGCTCCGAAGAATCCGGACTTGGCGCTTCCCGCGACTCCTACGGATCCACCGCCTCTAAAGTAGGCGAGGCTGCCTTCAGAGGTGCCCAGGCCGGCTTCAGATTCCCTCAAGGCTTCGGTCCCAACTCCGCATTCGCCCCTCAAAGACAAGAAACCGATTTTGAAGCAAGGGAATCTGAAGGTGTAGAACTTTCTGGAGAACCTCAGTTTGAAGATTCAAGGCCAGAGCGTCCGCAGGCTGCTCAGGAACGCGCTGCCAACACTTTGAGGTTTGACAGCGAAGTTGGTGTTGAGAGCTTTAACTACGCCTTCGAAACTGATAATGGAATATCTGCTGAAGAGACTGGAACAG CAACCAACGGTGTCCAAGCCCAAGGCGGTTACTCCTACACCGGAGACGACGGGAAAGTCTACACGGTGACGTACACGGCCGACGAGGGCGGTTACCAACCTCGTGGTGACCATTTGCCCACCCCACCACCCATTCCTGAGGAGATCCTCAAGTCTCTCGAGCAGAACGCGAGAGATGAAGCCAACGGTGTAGTTGATGATG GCATGTACGATGCTCAGAAGTACAATGCGGGCGGCGATTACGCGGAAAGTGACAGCGCTAATGGGAGGCAGAATGGCGGCCCATCAGCCGGTGCTGGGAACACCGACGTCGATGCAAGCGGCTCGTTCATTAATCAGAAACATCAGCCTTTCAACCCCAACAGACACGGTGACAATGACAACACAGTGAACCAGTTCGCAAGTCAAAACAATGCTAACAGATTTGGTTCGAGGAACGAGTATTTGCCTCCGTTCCAACAGACGCAAAACCAAAGGCAACAGAGTAACAGGGATACTTCAGATGCTGATTCATCCTCGACCTTCCAACACGAATCAACTGAGGGTTCTGGAAATGTACAATCCCAATCGCAACAGAACCGACCCACCTCTCAATCTTTCGCCTCAAGACCCACTTCCAACCAATTCAACAGCTTCAAACAGAGCACCAATGGAAATCAGGTCAACCAAAATGGAAACCGATCTCCTATGAATAGGCAACAGTTCGGATCTGCGGCAAATACTGGCTCTCAAGACGGACGTAAACAGTTTTCGGCCCATGCTTCACCCACTTTCAACTCTCAACATGCAACTTCTGTTCCTGATACGGAACTGACTACGCCATTTGAAACAAACCCTCAAGATGCTCAGTCAGCTCAATCTTCAGCGCCGTCTACCAACTCATTAGGTTTCCATAACCAGCCTAGTCATAATGGACAGTCGCACTTTGCGTCACAAAACTCACATTTTGAGACTTCCCAGGCCCCTGCTCAACCGACCATACCATCTTTCCCTCAGTCTAAACCTCAAAACTCTAACAACCGTCCAGTAAGCGGCAACAGGAATACTCAATCAGGATTCTCCACCCAAGCACCCCGTCAGCAGGAACAGTTCTCACAACAGTCTGCTTTTGGTGGTAAACGCCCTCAATTTTCTCAAAACCAATTCTCCCAAACCTCTGATAGCCAATTCTCCCCCAGTACTCCAAGACCTCAATTCGCTCAACAGGCTACCGGTCAAGATGATTCTTATTACTACAATCAGCCTACTAGAACTTTTAATGCGCCCCAGTCTCCCTCAAGGTTTTCAAACGCGCCGGCTAATCAGTTTGATAGAGTGACCCAACGCCCATCATCTTCCCAAACTCcccaagaagaagaagagaactATCCCTCAACAGCTATCTCCTCTCAAAACGGCCAGCGTCAAGGACAAGCTCCATTTAGACGTCCTTCCTTCCCCACTCAATCAACACCATCGGACAGCCAGTTCCAGAGTAACTCTATTTCATCAGCTACTAATGGAATCACTCAAGCATCAGCTTCCCCGTTCCCCGCTCCCACGTCTGCTCCTAGTTCCAACGGTCAGCATTCGAGCCACTCGAGACAACAGTTCCAACACTCAACCTTCCAATCGAGCCGTCCTTCTTCACCTCAACCCAGCAAGCCTTCTTTCAGTGCCCAATCCACATCTCGATCGCAGTCCAGCGGAGATCTGTCAAGCCAATTTGAAAAACAAAACTTTGAATCAGCTAAGCCTTTGAGCCAGCAGCCACTGCAAGAAGTGAAAGAAATCAAGCTCGATGACGACACCAAACCAGAAGCACCTGTAACGAACCTTCAGTACAATGGAGAAGTTTACGAATATACCAAACCAGCGGAGATGCTGCCGCCTCCAGAAAATGGCTTCGGACAGTTTGGAACTAAAATACCAAGCGCTCAGAAACCGACTGATTCTCAACCTCAAATTGGACAGTCTGATTCAGCTCAAGCTACTTCGCAGCGTCAGTTTGGACAGTCTACCAATTCAGCTCAAGCTACCGCTCAAACTTTCGCTCCCCAATCTACTCAGTTCACCCAAAGCGCTAAGACTCAACAAGGTAATCAATTTGGATCTCGACCTCAATTTGGACAGGCCACCGCTTCAGCTCAAGCATCATCTAAGCCATTTGCGCCTCAACCTACTCAGTTCAGTCAAAGTGCTCAAGGCTCTCGCCAATTTGGATCCCGGCCTCAGTTTGGACAGTCTGTGACTTCGTCTCAACAGGCATCTGAATCTTTCGCTCCTCAACCTACTAAGTTCAGTCAAAGCGCCAAGACTTCCCAAGGCAGCCAATCTGGATCCCGACCTCAATTCGGACAGTCTACCACTGCTTCCCAACAGGCTACATCTGAGTCATTTGCTCCTCAACCTACCCAATTCAGTCAGAGTGCTAAAACCCAGCAAAACACTTTCGGATCTCGTCCCCAATTTGGTGCATCATCTCACTCTCAGTCCCAACAATCCTCTTTCGGTTCAAAGCCTCAATTTGGTCAAGCTACCCAAGGTGATCAATTTAGCGCTCAAACTCAGGAATCCACTGATGAGTTCGATGCTAAACCAGCCCAGCAGTTCAACGCGCAAAGTCAAACTGAACAGCATAGCAACCAATTCCAGCGCAGACCATCTCAAGGAAGCATTGCTGCTGAGACTCCCAAGCCTTTCAGTCAGGGAAGCCCATGCTGTAACGGAGCGTTCGGTCAGCAGCCAAGCTTCGGCAAGCCTAGTCAAGATAGCTCGATCGCTTCGTCTTTCCAGAGTTCCTCCTTCAAACCAGCTCAGACTTCGTCTGTCGCTGGTAAGGGAGAAGTTTTCGGAGGACCTAGAGCGCCACCTAGCTTTGACGATACGGGATACCATTATTAA